In Hyla sarda isolate aHylSar1 chromosome 9, aHylSar1.hap1, whole genome shotgun sequence, the following proteins share a genomic window:
- the UBA1 gene encoding ubiquitin-like modifier-activating enzyme 1 isoform X2, translating to MADVEHMSSSPVSKKRRVAGSDTKTGSNCASSNSVSTERTAPANGMARNGNDVEIDEGLYSRQLYVLGHEAMKRMQNSNVLVSGMNGLGVEIAKNIILGGVKSVTVHDQTNTEWGDLSSQFYLREEDLGKNRAEVAYPRLAELNTYVPVSASSSPLTDEFLSSFQLVILTNSTLDEQLRVGDFCHGHNIKFIVADTRGLFGQLFCDFGDEMVVLDPNGEQPLSAMISMITKDNPGVVTCLDEARHGFESSDYVTFTELQGMTELNNSDPVEIKVLGPYTFSICDTTKFTDYIRGGIVSQVKMPKKISFKPLKESIQEPEFVITDFAKFDHPSQLHLGFQGLHAFQKKNGRLPKPRNEADATELLALTKEINEKLSGSAKQEELKESLLKKLAFQATGNLAPVNAFVGGLAAQEAMKALSGKFTPIMQWLYFDALECLPEENEDSLLTEENCSPKKSRYDGQIAVFGSDFQEKIGKQKYFLVGAGAIGCELLKNFAMIGLGAGEGGEVIVTDMDTIEKSNLNRQFLFRPWDVTKMKSETAAAAVKQMNPNLNVIGHQNRVGTETEKVYDDDFFEALDGVTNALDNVDARMYMDRRCVYYRKPLLESGTLGTKGNVQVVIPFLTESYSSSQDPPEKSIPICTLKNFPNAIEHTLQWARDEFEGLFKQPAENVNQYLTDPKFMERTLKLPGSQPLEVIEAVYKSLINDRPKSWTDCVAWACNHWHTQYSNNIRQLLHNFPPEQLTSSGAPFWSGPKRCPHPLSFDTNTPLHLDYIVAAANLFAQSYNIAGSTDRATIIDILKSVKVAEFAPKSGVKIHVSDQEMQNAHASMDDTRLEELKQCLPTPESLSSFKMCPIDFEKDDDTNFHMDFIVAASNLRAENYDIPPADRHKSKLIAGKIIPAIATTTAAVVGLVCLELYKIVQGHKKIESFKNGFMNLALPFFGFSEPIAAPKHKYYEHEWTLWDRFEVKGVQSNGDEMTLKQFLDYFKKEHKLEITMLSQGVSMLYSFFMQAAKLKERQELPMTEIVTKVSKKKIGKHVKALVFELCCNDVDGEDVEVPYVRYTIR from the exons ATGTCCAGCTCGCCGGTGTCTAAGAAGCGTCGCGTGGCCGGATCTGATACAAAGACGGGTTCAAACTGCGCATCCTCCAATTCTGTGAGCACAGAGCGGACAGCGCCAGCCAAC GGCATGGCTCGGAACGGGAATGACGTCGAGATCGATGAGGGGCTGTACTCTCGTCAGCT GTATGTCTTGGGCCACGAGGCCATGAAGCGGATGCAGAACTCCAATGTTCTCGTCTCAGGGATGAACGGTCTCGGTGTGGAGATTGCAAAGAACATTATCCTAGGAGGTGTTAAATCGGTCACCGTCCATGACCAGACAAACACTGAATGGGGAGACCTCTCCTCCCAG TTCTACCTCCGTGAGGAAGACCTTGGCAAGAATCGAGCGGAGGTAGCGTACCCCAGACTGGCCGAGCTGAACACCTACGTGCCTGTATCTGCCTCCAGCAGCCCCCTGACTGATGAATTCCTCTCCAGCTTTCAG CTTGTGATTCTCACCAATTCAACACTAGACGAACAGCTACGAGTGGGAGATTTCTGCCATGGTCACAATATAAAGTTCATTGTAGCTGACACCAGGGGTCTGTTCGG GCAACTGTTCTGTGACTTTGGTGATGAAATGGTCGTACTGGATCCCAACGGAGAGCAGCCCCTAAGTGCCATGATTTCCATGATTACAAAG GATAACCCGGGCGTGGTCACCTGCCTGGACGAGGCTCGTCACGGCTTCGAAAGCAGCGATTACGTAACGTTCACCGAATTACAAGGCATGACCGAGCTGAACAACTCTGATCCTGTGGAAATCAAAGTACTAG GACCATACACATTCAGCATCTGCGACACGACAAAGTTTACAGACTACATCCGCGGGGGCATCGTCAGCCAAGTAAAGATGCCGAAAAAAATTAGCTTT aaaCCCTTAAAGGAATCTATCCAGGAACCAGAGTTTGTCATCACAGACTTTGCAAAGTTTGACCATCCGTCCCAGTTGCACCTGGGATTCCAGGGTCTGCACGCTTTCCAGAAAAAGAACGGACGCCTTCCCAAGCCCCGTAATGAG gcTGATGCCACTGAGCTGCTGGCCCTTACCAAAGAAATCAACGAGAAGTTATCTGGATCTgcaaagcaggaggagctgaaagaaAGCCTTCTGAAGAAGCTGGCATTCCAGGCCACCGGAAACCTCGCGCCAGTTAACGCTTTCGTGGGGGGCTTAGCAGCACAGGAAGCCATGAAG GCCTTGTCTGGGAAGTTCACACCAATCATGCAGTGGTTGTATTTTGATGCCCTAGAATGTTTGCCTGAAGAAAATGAAGATTCTCTGCTGACAGAGGAGAACTGCAGTCCT aAGAAATCTCGCTACGATGGGCAAATTGCTGTGTTTGGATCTGACTTCCAGGAGAAAATTGGAAAACAGAAGTACTTTCTG GTTGGTGCTGGCGCCATTGGCTGTGAGCTGCTGAAAAACTTTGCCATGATAGGTTTAGGGGCAGGAGAAGGCGGCGAGGTCATTGTGACAGACATGGACACCATAGAAAAGTCCAATCTGAACAGACAGTTCCTCTTCAGACCCTGGGATGTTACG AAAATGAAATCTGAAACGGCAGCCGCAGCAGTGAAGCAGATGAACCCAAACTTGAACGTCATAGGGCACCAGAATCGTGTGGGAACGGAGACTGAAAAGGTTTACGATGATGATTTCTTCGAAGCACTAGATGGCGTCACCAATGCACTTGATAATGTGGATGCCA GGATGTACATGGACCGGCGTTGTGTGTACTACCGCAAGCCACTTCTGGAATCTGGAACATTGGGAACCAAAGGGAATGTCCAAGTTGTGATACCTTTCCTCACAGAGTCTTACAGCTCAAGCCAGGACCCCCCAGAAAAGTCCATACCAATATGTACCCTGAAAAACTTCCCTAATGCTATTGAACATACTTTACAG TGGGCTCGAGATGAATTTGAGGGACTCTTCAAGCAACCAGCAGAAAATGTCAATCAGTATTTAAC AGACCCGAAATTCATGGAGAGGACCTTGAAGCTGCCCGGTTCTCAGCCCTTGGAGGTGATTGAAGCGGTGTACAAAAGCCTCATAAACGACAGGCCCAAGTCCTGGACAGACTGCGTGGCCTGGGCCTGCAACCACTGGCATACACAATACTCCAACAACATCCGTCAGCTCCTGCACAACTTCCCACCAGAACAG cTGACCTCTTCTGGTGCACCCTTCTGGTCGGGCCCCAAAAGATGTCCTCACCCACTGTCCTTTGATACGAACACG CCTTTGCACTTGGATTATATCGTAGCAGCTGCTAACCTCTTTGCACAATCCTATAATATTGCTGGATCGACAGACAGAGCCACCATCATAGATATACTCAAATCTGTCAAAGTGGCAGAATTCGCCCCCAAATCTGGAGTGAAAATCCACGTATCGGACCAAGAGATGCAAAATGCACACGCTTCCATGG atGACACTCGTCTGGAGGAGCTGAAGCAGTGTCTGCCTACGCCGGAAAGTCTGTCTAGCTTCAAAATGTGTCCCATTGATTTTGAAAAG gatgATGATACAAACTTTCACATGGACTTCATTGTGGCTGCTTCTAATTTGCGAGCTGAAAACTATGACATCCCGCCTGCGGACCGTCACAAG AGCAAACTGATAGCAGGAAAGATCATTCCAGCAATTGCTACCACCACAGCAGCCGTGGTCGGCCTAGTATGTTTGGAGCTCTACAAGATAGTTCAGGGGCACAAGAAGATCGAATCCTTCAAGAACGGCTTCATGAACCTGGCCCTCCCGTTCTTTGGCTTCTCCGAGCCCATTGCAGCGCCGAAGCACAAG TACTACGAACACGAATGGACTCTGTGGGACCGGTTTGAAGTCAAGGGTGTCCAGAGCAATGGAGACGAGATGACGTTGAAACAGTTCTTGGATTACTTCAAG AAAGAACATAAGCTGGAGATCACTATGTTGTCCCAAGGAGTTTCCATGCTCTACTCCTTCTTCATGCAGGCTGCCAAGCTGAAGGAACGTCAGGAACTGCC GATGACCGAAATAGTCACAAAAGTGTCTAAGAAGAAGATCGGGAAACACGTGAAAGCTCTGGTGTTCGAGCTCTGCTGCAACGACGTGGATGGAGAAGACGTGGAGGTCCCCTATGTCCGCTACACCATCCGCTGA
- the UBA1 gene encoding ubiquitin-like modifier-activating enzyme 1 isoform X1 translates to MEERPARDSDNSLCDNRSQMSSSPVSKKRRVAGSDTKTGSNCASSNSVSTERTAPANGMARNGNDVEIDEGLYSRQLYVLGHEAMKRMQNSNVLVSGMNGLGVEIAKNIILGGVKSVTVHDQTNTEWGDLSSQFYLREEDLGKNRAEVAYPRLAELNTYVPVSASSSPLTDEFLSSFQLVILTNSTLDEQLRVGDFCHGHNIKFIVADTRGLFGQLFCDFGDEMVVLDPNGEQPLSAMISMITKDNPGVVTCLDEARHGFESSDYVTFTELQGMTELNNSDPVEIKVLGPYTFSICDTTKFTDYIRGGIVSQVKMPKKISFKPLKESIQEPEFVITDFAKFDHPSQLHLGFQGLHAFQKKNGRLPKPRNEADATELLALTKEINEKLSGSAKQEELKESLLKKLAFQATGNLAPVNAFVGGLAAQEAMKALSGKFTPIMQWLYFDALECLPEENEDSLLTEENCSPKKSRYDGQIAVFGSDFQEKIGKQKYFLVGAGAIGCELLKNFAMIGLGAGEGGEVIVTDMDTIEKSNLNRQFLFRPWDVTKMKSETAAAAVKQMNPNLNVIGHQNRVGTETEKVYDDDFFEALDGVTNALDNVDARMYMDRRCVYYRKPLLESGTLGTKGNVQVVIPFLTESYSSSQDPPEKSIPICTLKNFPNAIEHTLQWARDEFEGLFKQPAENVNQYLTDPKFMERTLKLPGSQPLEVIEAVYKSLINDRPKSWTDCVAWACNHWHTQYSNNIRQLLHNFPPEQLTSSGAPFWSGPKRCPHPLSFDTNTPLHLDYIVAAANLFAQSYNIAGSTDRATIIDILKSVKVAEFAPKSGVKIHVSDQEMQNAHASMDDTRLEELKQCLPTPESLSSFKMCPIDFEKDDDTNFHMDFIVAASNLRAENYDIPPADRHKSKLIAGKIIPAIATTTAAVVGLVCLELYKIVQGHKKIESFKNGFMNLALPFFGFSEPIAAPKHKYYEHEWTLWDRFEVKGVQSNGDEMTLKQFLDYFKKEHKLEITMLSQGVSMLYSFFMQAAKLKERQELPMTEIVTKVSKKKIGKHVKALVFELCCNDVDGEDVEVPYVRYTIR, encoded by the exons ATGTCCAGCTCGCCGGTGTCTAAGAAGCGTCGCGTGGCCGGATCTGATACAAAGACGGGTTCAAACTGCGCATCCTCCAATTCTGTGAGCACAGAGCGGACAGCGCCAGCCAAC GGCATGGCTCGGAACGGGAATGACGTCGAGATCGATGAGGGGCTGTACTCTCGTCAGCT GTATGTCTTGGGCCACGAGGCCATGAAGCGGATGCAGAACTCCAATGTTCTCGTCTCAGGGATGAACGGTCTCGGTGTGGAGATTGCAAAGAACATTATCCTAGGAGGTGTTAAATCGGTCACCGTCCATGACCAGACAAACACTGAATGGGGAGACCTCTCCTCCCAG TTCTACCTCCGTGAGGAAGACCTTGGCAAGAATCGAGCGGAGGTAGCGTACCCCAGACTGGCCGAGCTGAACACCTACGTGCCTGTATCTGCCTCCAGCAGCCCCCTGACTGATGAATTCCTCTCCAGCTTTCAG CTTGTGATTCTCACCAATTCAACACTAGACGAACAGCTACGAGTGGGAGATTTCTGCCATGGTCACAATATAAAGTTCATTGTAGCTGACACCAGGGGTCTGTTCGG GCAACTGTTCTGTGACTTTGGTGATGAAATGGTCGTACTGGATCCCAACGGAGAGCAGCCCCTAAGTGCCATGATTTCCATGATTACAAAG GATAACCCGGGCGTGGTCACCTGCCTGGACGAGGCTCGTCACGGCTTCGAAAGCAGCGATTACGTAACGTTCACCGAATTACAAGGCATGACCGAGCTGAACAACTCTGATCCTGTGGAAATCAAAGTACTAG GACCATACACATTCAGCATCTGCGACACGACAAAGTTTACAGACTACATCCGCGGGGGCATCGTCAGCCAAGTAAAGATGCCGAAAAAAATTAGCTTT aaaCCCTTAAAGGAATCTATCCAGGAACCAGAGTTTGTCATCACAGACTTTGCAAAGTTTGACCATCCGTCCCAGTTGCACCTGGGATTCCAGGGTCTGCACGCTTTCCAGAAAAAGAACGGACGCCTTCCCAAGCCCCGTAATGAG gcTGATGCCACTGAGCTGCTGGCCCTTACCAAAGAAATCAACGAGAAGTTATCTGGATCTgcaaagcaggaggagctgaaagaaAGCCTTCTGAAGAAGCTGGCATTCCAGGCCACCGGAAACCTCGCGCCAGTTAACGCTTTCGTGGGGGGCTTAGCAGCACAGGAAGCCATGAAG GCCTTGTCTGGGAAGTTCACACCAATCATGCAGTGGTTGTATTTTGATGCCCTAGAATGTTTGCCTGAAGAAAATGAAGATTCTCTGCTGACAGAGGAGAACTGCAGTCCT aAGAAATCTCGCTACGATGGGCAAATTGCTGTGTTTGGATCTGACTTCCAGGAGAAAATTGGAAAACAGAAGTACTTTCTG GTTGGTGCTGGCGCCATTGGCTGTGAGCTGCTGAAAAACTTTGCCATGATAGGTTTAGGGGCAGGAGAAGGCGGCGAGGTCATTGTGACAGACATGGACACCATAGAAAAGTCCAATCTGAACAGACAGTTCCTCTTCAGACCCTGGGATGTTACG AAAATGAAATCTGAAACGGCAGCCGCAGCAGTGAAGCAGATGAACCCAAACTTGAACGTCATAGGGCACCAGAATCGTGTGGGAACGGAGACTGAAAAGGTTTACGATGATGATTTCTTCGAAGCACTAGATGGCGTCACCAATGCACTTGATAATGTGGATGCCA GGATGTACATGGACCGGCGTTGTGTGTACTACCGCAAGCCACTTCTGGAATCTGGAACATTGGGAACCAAAGGGAATGTCCAAGTTGTGATACCTTTCCTCACAGAGTCTTACAGCTCAAGCCAGGACCCCCCAGAAAAGTCCATACCAATATGTACCCTGAAAAACTTCCCTAATGCTATTGAACATACTTTACAG TGGGCTCGAGATGAATTTGAGGGACTCTTCAAGCAACCAGCAGAAAATGTCAATCAGTATTTAAC AGACCCGAAATTCATGGAGAGGACCTTGAAGCTGCCCGGTTCTCAGCCCTTGGAGGTGATTGAAGCGGTGTACAAAAGCCTCATAAACGACAGGCCCAAGTCCTGGACAGACTGCGTGGCCTGGGCCTGCAACCACTGGCATACACAATACTCCAACAACATCCGTCAGCTCCTGCACAACTTCCCACCAGAACAG cTGACCTCTTCTGGTGCACCCTTCTGGTCGGGCCCCAAAAGATGTCCTCACCCACTGTCCTTTGATACGAACACG CCTTTGCACTTGGATTATATCGTAGCAGCTGCTAACCTCTTTGCACAATCCTATAATATTGCTGGATCGACAGACAGAGCCACCATCATAGATATACTCAAATCTGTCAAAGTGGCAGAATTCGCCCCCAAATCTGGAGTGAAAATCCACGTATCGGACCAAGAGATGCAAAATGCACACGCTTCCATGG atGACACTCGTCTGGAGGAGCTGAAGCAGTGTCTGCCTACGCCGGAAAGTCTGTCTAGCTTCAAAATGTGTCCCATTGATTTTGAAAAG gatgATGATACAAACTTTCACATGGACTTCATTGTGGCTGCTTCTAATTTGCGAGCTGAAAACTATGACATCCCGCCTGCGGACCGTCACAAG AGCAAACTGATAGCAGGAAAGATCATTCCAGCAATTGCTACCACCACAGCAGCCGTGGTCGGCCTAGTATGTTTGGAGCTCTACAAGATAGTTCAGGGGCACAAGAAGATCGAATCCTTCAAGAACGGCTTCATGAACCTGGCCCTCCCGTTCTTTGGCTTCTCCGAGCCCATTGCAGCGCCGAAGCACAAG TACTACGAACACGAATGGACTCTGTGGGACCGGTTTGAAGTCAAGGGTGTCCAGAGCAATGGAGACGAGATGACGTTGAAACAGTTCTTGGATTACTTCAAG AAAGAACATAAGCTGGAGATCACTATGTTGTCCCAAGGAGTTTCCATGCTCTACTCCTTCTTCATGCAGGCTGCCAAGCTGAAGGAACGTCAGGAACTGCC GATGACCGAAATAGTCACAAAAGTGTCTAAGAAGAAGATCGGGAAACACGTGAAAGCTCTGGTGTTCGAGCTCTGCTGCAACGACGTGGATGGAGAAGACGTGGAGGTCCCCTATGTCCGCTACACCATCCGCTGA
- the UBA1 gene encoding ubiquitin-like modifier-activating enzyme 1 isoform X3 produces MSSSPVSKKRRVAGSDTKTGSNCASSNSVSTERTAPANGMARNGNDVEIDEGLYSRQLYVLGHEAMKRMQNSNVLVSGMNGLGVEIAKNIILGGVKSVTVHDQTNTEWGDLSSQFYLREEDLGKNRAEVAYPRLAELNTYVPVSASSSPLTDEFLSSFQLVILTNSTLDEQLRVGDFCHGHNIKFIVADTRGLFGQLFCDFGDEMVVLDPNGEQPLSAMISMITKDNPGVVTCLDEARHGFESSDYVTFTELQGMTELNNSDPVEIKVLGPYTFSICDTTKFTDYIRGGIVSQVKMPKKISFKPLKESIQEPEFVITDFAKFDHPSQLHLGFQGLHAFQKKNGRLPKPRNEADATELLALTKEINEKLSGSAKQEELKESLLKKLAFQATGNLAPVNAFVGGLAAQEAMKALSGKFTPIMQWLYFDALECLPEENEDSLLTEENCSPKKSRYDGQIAVFGSDFQEKIGKQKYFLVGAGAIGCELLKNFAMIGLGAGEGGEVIVTDMDTIEKSNLNRQFLFRPWDVTKMKSETAAAAVKQMNPNLNVIGHQNRVGTETEKVYDDDFFEALDGVTNALDNVDARMYMDRRCVYYRKPLLESGTLGTKGNVQVVIPFLTESYSSSQDPPEKSIPICTLKNFPNAIEHTLQWARDEFEGLFKQPAENVNQYLTDPKFMERTLKLPGSQPLEVIEAVYKSLINDRPKSWTDCVAWACNHWHTQYSNNIRQLLHNFPPEQLTSSGAPFWSGPKRCPHPLSFDTNTPLHLDYIVAAANLFAQSYNIAGSTDRATIIDILKSVKVAEFAPKSGVKIHVSDQEMQNAHASMDDTRLEELKQCLPTPESLSSFKMCPIDFEKDDDTNFHMDFIVAASNLRAENYDIPPADRHKSKLIAGKIIPAIATTTAAVVGLVCLELYKIVQGHKKIESFKNGFMNLALPFFGFSEPIAAPKHKYYEHEWTLWDRFEVKGVQSNGDEMTLKQFLDYFKKEHKLEITMLSQGVSMLYSFFMQAAKLKERQELPMTEIVTKVSKKKIGKHVKALVFELCCNDVDGEDVEVPYVRYTIR; encoded by the exons ATGTCCAGCTCGCCGGTGTCTAAGAAGCGTCGCGTGGCCGGATCTGATACAAAGACGGGTTCAAACTGCGCATCCTCCAATTCTGTGAGCACAGAGCGGACAGCGCCAGCCAAC GGCATGGCTCGGAACGGGAATGACGTCGAGATCGATGAGGGGCTGTACTCTCGTCAGCT GTATGTCTTGGGCCACGAGGCCATGAAGCGGATGCAGAACTCCAATGTTCTCGTCTCAGGGATGAACGGTCTCGGTGTGGAGATTGCAAAGAACATTATCCTAGGAGGTGTTAAATCGGTCACCGTCCATGACCAGACAAACACTGAATGGGGAGACCTCTCCTCCCAG TTCTACCTCCGTGAGGAAGACCTTGGCAAGAATCGAGCGGAGGTAGCGTACCCCAGACTGGCCGAGCTGAACACCTACGTGCCTGTATCTGCCTCCAGCAGCCCCCTGACTGATGAATTCCTCTCCAGCTTTCAG CTTGTGATTCTCACCAATTCAACACTAGACGAACAGCTACGAGTGGGAGATTTCTGCCATGGTCACAATATAAAGTTCATTGTAGCTGACACCAGGGGTCTGTTCGG GCAACTGTTCTGTGACTTTGGTGATGAAATGGTCGTACTGGATCCCAACGGAGAGCAGCCCCTAAGTGCCATGATTTCCATGATTACAAAG GATAACCCGGGCGTGGTCACCTGCCTGGACGAGGCTCGTCACGGCTTCGAAAGCAGCGATTACGTAACGTTCACCGAATTACAAGGCATGACCGAGCTGAACAACTCTGATCCTGTGGAAATCAAAGTACTAG GACCATACACATTCAGCATCTGCGACACGACAAAGTTTACAGACTACATCCGCGGGGGCATCGTCAGCCAAGTAAAGATGCCGAAAAAAATTAGCTTT aaaCCCTTAAAGGAATCTATCCAGGAACCAGAGTTTGTCATCACAGACTTTGCAAAGTTTGACCATCCGTCCCAGTTGCACCTGGGATTCCAGGGTCTGCACGCTTTCCAGAAAAAGAACGGACGCCTTCCCAAGCCCCGTAATGAG gcTGATGCCACTGAGCTGCTGGCCCTTACCAAAGAAATCAACGAGAAGTTATCTGGATCTgcaaagcaggaggagctgaaagaaAGCCTTCTGAAGAAGCTGGCATTCCAGGCCACCGGAAACCTCGCGCCAGTTAACGCTTTCGTGGGGGGCTTAGCAGCACAGGAAGCCATGAAG GCCTTGTCTGGGAAGTTCACACCAATCATGCAGTGGTTGTATTTTGATGCCCTAGAATGTTTGCCTGAAGAAAATGAAGATTCTCTGCTGACAGAGGAGAACTGCAGTCCT aAGAAATCTCGCTACGATGGGCAAATTGCTGTGTTTGGATCTGACTTCCAGGAGAAAATTGGAAAACAGAAGTACTTTCTG GTTGGTGCTGGCGCCATTGGCTGTGAGCTGCTGAAAAACTTTGCCATGATAGGTTTAGGGGCAGGAGAAGGCGGCGAGGTCATTGTGACAGACATGGACACCATAGAAAAGTCCAATCTGAACAGACAGTTCCTCTTCAGACCCTGGGATGTTACG AAAATGAAATCTGAAACGGCAGCCGCAGCAGTGAAGCAGATGAACCCAAACTTGAACGTCATAGGGCACCAGAATCGTGTGGGAACGGAGACTGAAAAGGTTTACGATGATGATTTCTTCGAAGCACTAGATGGCGTCACCAATGCACTTGATAATGTGGATGCCA GGATGTACATGGACCGGCGTTGTGTGTACTACCGCAAGCCACTTCTGGAATCTGGAACATTGGGAACCAAAGGGAATGTCCAAGTTGTGATACCTTTCCTCACAGAGTCTTACAGCTCAAGCCAGGACCCCCCAGAAAAGTCCATACCAATATGTACCCTGAAAAACTTCCCTAATGCTATTGAACATACTTTACAG TGGGCTCGAGATGAATTTGAGGGACTCTTCAAGCAACCAGCAGAAAATGTCAATCAGTATTTAAC AGACCCGAAATTCATGGAGAGGACCTTGAAGCTGCCCGGTTCTCAGCCCTTGGAGGTGATTGAAGCGGTGTACAAAAGCCTCATAAACGACAGGCCCAAGTCCTGGACAGACTGCGTGGCCTGGGCCTGCAACCACTGGCATACACAATACTCCAACAACATCCGTCAGCTCCTGCACAACTTCCCACCAGAACAG cTGACCTCTTCTGGTGCACCCTTCTGGTCGGGCCCCAAAAGATGTCCTCACCCACTGTCCTTTGATACGAACACG CCTTTGCACTTGGATTATATCGTAGCAGCTGCTAACCTCTTTGCACAATCCTATAATATTGCTGGATCGACAGACAGAGCCACCATCATAGATATACTCAAATCTGTCAAAGTGGCAGAATTCGCCCCCAAATCTGGAGTGAAAATCCACGTATCGGACCAAGAGATGCAAAATGCACACGCTTCCATGG atGACACTCGTCTGGAGGAGCTGAAGCAGTGTCTGCCTACGCCGGAAAGTCTGTCTAGCTTCAAAATGTGTCCCATTGATTTTGAAAAG gatgATGATACAAACTTTCACATGGACTTCATTGTGGCTGCTTCTAATTTGCGAGCTGAAAACTATGACATCCCGCCTGCGGACCGTCACAAG AGCAAACTGATAGCAGGAAAGATCATTCCAGCAATTGCTACCACCACAGCAGCCGTGGTCGGCCTAGTATGTTTGGAGCTCTACAAGATAGTTCAGGGGCACAAGAAGATCGAATCCTTCAAGAACGGCTTCATGAACCTGGCCCTCCCGTTCTTTGGCTTCTCCGAGCCCATTGCAGCGCCGAAGCACAAG TACTACGAACACGAATGGACTCTGTGGGACCGGTTTGAAGTCAAGGGTGTCCAGAGCAATGGAGACGAGATGACGTTGAAACAGTTCTTGGATTACTTCAAG AAAGAACATAAGCTGGAGATCACTATGTTGTCCCAAGGAGTTTCCATGCTCTACTCCTTCTTCATGCAGGCTGCCAAGCTGAAGGAACGTCAGGAACTGCC GATGACCGAAATAGTCACAAAAGTGTCTAAGAAGAAGATCGGGAAACACGTGAAAGCTCTGGTGTTCGAGCTCTGCTGCAACGACGTGGATGGAGAAGACGTGGAGGTCCCCTATGTCCGCTACACCATCCGCTGA